The Oncorhynchus nerka isolate Pitt River linkage group LG24, Oner_Uvic_2.0, whole genome shotgun sequence genome has a window encoding:
- the LOC135564373 gene encoding probable basic-leucine zipper transcription factor Q, translating into MTTYYHNHEYCCGGPGGCSPSLGVVDSRQGKILGNQTQNRHRFQQSQIQLPLIHRQQQHLLQQQLQQQLQQPQMQIQHQQQLQQPQMQLQQPQMQLQQPQTQLQHQQMQIQHQQQLQQPQMQIQHQQQLQQPQMQLQQPQTQLEHQQMQIQHQQQLQQPQTQLQHQQMQLQHQQQLQQQALQHYQQLQQQQQHHLYHHHPPPQMQQTPLLNRHPLLSPQLPLQSPQRNYSSCTLPASMSKSRVKFTNLRDSMKKSPTKSKAKVRATHKQSGWCSDNSPWASMSLENPPQVCVSV; encoded by the coding sequence ATGACGACCTACTACCACAACCATGAGTACTGCTGCGGGGGCCCCGGGGGCTGCAGTCCCAGCCTTGGGGTGGTGGACTCCAGGCAGGGTAAGATCCTGGGGAACCAGACCCAGAATCGGCATCGGTTCCAGCAGTCCCAGATCCAGCTGCCTCTGATTCACAGACAGCAGCAACACCTCCTGCAACAGCAGCTCCAACAGCAGCTCCAACAACCACAGATGCAGATCCAACACCAACAGCAGCTCCAACAACCACAGATGCAGCTCCAACAACCACAGATGCAGCTCCAACAACCACAGACGCAGCTCCAACACCAACAGATGCAGATCCAACACCAACAGCAGCTCCAACAACCACAGATGCAGATCCAACACCAACAGCAGCTCCAACAACCACAGATGCAGCTCCAACAACCACAGACGCAGCTCGAACACCAACAGATGCAGATCCAACACCAACAGCAGCTCCAACAACCACAGACGCAGCTCCAACACCAACAGATGCAGCTCCAACACCAACAGCAGCTCCAGCAGCAGGCACTACAACACTACCAACagctacagcagcagcagcaacatcacctctaccaccatcaTCCCCCTCCCCAGATGCAGCAGACCCCTCTGTTGAACCGCCACCCACTGCTCTCACCACAGCTCCCCCTACAGAGCCCCCAGAGGAACTACAGCTCCTGCACGCTGCCCGCCTCCATGTCTAAGAGCCGGGTGAAGTTCACCAACCTGAGGGACAGCATGAAGAAGAGTCCTACCAAGAGTAAGGCCAAGGTCCGGGCCACACATAAGCAGAGTGGCTGGTGTTCCGACAACTCTCCGTGGGCCTCAATGTCACTGGAGAATCCACCCCAGGTATGTGTGAGTGTATAG